ATGAAAATAAACTAGAAAAGAGAGAACAGATTATGGCAGTAGAAATGCAATATGAAAAAGATGTAACAGTAGCAGCACTTAATGGCAAAAAAATCGCCGTTATTGGATATGGTTCACAAGGACATGCCCATGCGCAAAATTTGCGTGATACAGGCCATGATGTTATTATTGGTGTTCGTGCTGGTAAGTCATTTGACAAGGCAAAAGAAGATGGTTTTGAAACCTTTGAAGTAGCAGAAGCTGCAAAACAAGCAGATGTCATCATGATTCTTGCTCCAGACGAAATTCAAGCAGATCTTTATGCAGAAGAGGTGGCACCAAACTTGGAAGCAGGAAATGCACTCGGTTTTGCCCATGGATTTAATATTCATTTTGGCTTTATCAAGGTCCCTGCAGATGTCGATGTTTTCATGTGTGCACCGAAAGGTCCAGGTCACTTGGTGCGTCGTACCTTTGAAGAAGGTTTTGGAGTGCCAGCTCTCTATGCCGTTTATCAAGATGCAACGGGTAACGCCAAGCACATTGCGATGGATTGGGCAAAAGGTGTTGGTTCAGCGCGTGTTGGACTTTTAGAAACAACCTTCAAGGAAGAAACTGAAGAAGACTTGTTTGGTGAGCAAGCTGTTCTCTGTGGTGGCTTAACTGCATTGATGGAAGCTGGTTTTGAAGTCTTGACAGAAGCAGGTTATGCACCAGAATTAGCTTATTTTGAAGTGTTGCATGAAATGAAACTAATTGTGGACTTGATTTACGAAGGTGGTTTCAAGAAAATGCGTCAGTCTATTTCAAATACGGCAGAATTTGGGGATTACGTATCAGGACCACGTGTGATTACAGACCAAGTGAAAGAAAACATGAAGGCTGTTCTTGCAGATATTCAATCTGGTAAATTTGCCAATGACTTTGTTGAAGACTACAAGGCAGGTCGTCCACGTATGGAAGAATACCGCAAGGCAGCAGCGGAGCTTGAAATCGAAAAGGTAGGTGCTGAATTGCGTAAAGCAATGCCATTTGTTGGTAAAAATGATGACGATGCCTTCAAAATCTACAATTAAGCTTGAGCTTGGTCAAGTCGGATAGGATGTAGATACTGAAAAATCAGACAAAGATAGAAAGAAAGTGAGGGAAGGGGCTAGCAAGATGCTCAGCTCCTCACTTTTTTCACGGATGGATAAGGAGAAACTATGTTAACAGCTAAGGACATTGTACGTGCTCATAAGGTATTAAAGGATGTGGTGGTGTATACTCCACTTGATTATGACCGTTATTTGTCAGAAAAATATGGAGCGAAAATCTATCTCAAAAGAGAGAATGCCCAGCGTGTTCGTTCCTTCAAAATTCGTGGGGCCTACTACGCTATTTCCCAACTGAAAGAAGAGGAGCGTAAGCGTGGTGTGGTCTGTGCCAGTGCGGGAAATCATGCCCAAGGAGTTGCCTTTACCTGTAATGAGTTGGGAATTCCTGCGACGATTTTCATGCCGATTACCACACCCCAACAAAAAATTGGTCAAGTCCGTTTCTTTGGTGGTGAGATGGTGGATATCAAGTTGGTCGGAGATACGTTTGATGCTTCAGCCAAAGCAGCACAGGATTTTACGGAGCGTGAAAACCGTACCTTCATTGCACCTTTTGATGATATCCATGTGCAGGCTGGTCAAGGTACGGTAGGCTATGAAATTATGGAAGAAGCAGAGCGCGAATCTATTGATTTTGACACAGTTTTAGTACCAGTTGGTGGAGGTGGCTTAATTGCGGGAGTCGCTACCTATATCAAGGAAACCAATCCAGCCATTGAAGTCATTGGGGTAGAAGCTGAAGGTGCTCGGAGTATGAAGGCTGCCTTTGAAGCAGGAGGTCCTGTAAAGCTAAAGGAAATTGATAAATTTGCAGATGGCATTGCCGTACAAAAAGTAGGCCAATTAACCTACGAAGTGACACGTCAGTATGTGGAGAATCTTATTGGTGTGGATGAAGGCTTGATTTCTGAAACCTTAATTGATTTGTATTCGAAACAAGGGATTGTGGCAGAGCCAGCAGGTGCAGCCAGTATTGCAGCTCTAGATGTCTTGAGCGAGTATATCAAAGGAAAGACTGTCTGCTGTATTATCTCAGGTGGGAACAACGACATCAACCGCATGCCAGAAATGGAAGAGCGGGCGCTGATTTATGACGGTATCAAACATTATTTTGTTGTCAATTTCCCTCAACGTCCCGGAGCTTTGCGAGAATTTGTAACAGATATCTTGGGACCAAATGATGATATTACGCGTTTTGAATACATCAAGCGTGCTAGTAAGGGAACAGGTCCGGTCTTGATTGGGGTGGCTTTAGGTGACAAGCATGATTATGCAGGATTGATTGAACGCATGGAAACATTTGATCCGTCCTTTATCAATCTTCGCGGTAATGAAACCTTATATAATCTTCTTGTGTAAGCGGTAAAATAGTGTAAAAATCCCCTATTTTTACTTGATAAGTCTCAAATAAAGGAGTATAATATCCTACAAAGAAAAGGAGGGATGCTCTATGATGATTAGTATTATTAGCATCGTGTTTGTGTTGCTTGTTTTGTTGGTTGGAGTAGTTGTCCTCAGCTCACTCTATGTTGTTAGACAACAATCGGTTGTGATTATCGAACGCTTTGGTAAATACCAGAAGTTGAGTTCGAGTGGGATTCATCTACGACTTCCATTTGGTATTGACCACATTGCAGCTCGGATTCAATTACGCTTATTGCAGAGCGAAATTGTCGTGGAAACCAAAACCCAGGATAATGTCTTTGTAACGATGAATGTGGCAACCCAGTACAGGGTCAATGAAAATAATGTTACAGATGCCTACTATAAATTGATACGTCCTGAAGCACAAATTAAGTCGTATATTGAAGATGCTCTTCGTTCCTCTGTGCCTAAGTTAACGCTGGATGAATTGTTTGAGAAAAAGGATGAAATCGCCCTTGAAGTACAAAAACAGGTAGCAGAAGAAATGTCTACTTACGGTTACATTATTGTGAAAACCTTGATTACCAAAGTCGAGCCTGATGCAGAAGTAAAGCAGTCCATGAATGAAATCAATGCTGCGCAACGGAAACGTGCTGCTGCTCAGGAATTGGCAGAAGCGGACAAGATTAAGATTGTCACAGCAGCAGAAGCTGAAGCTGAAAAAGATCGTCTTCATGGTGTGGGGATTGCCCAACAACGGAAAGCCATTGTAGATGGTCTAGCAGATTCTATCAAGGAGTTAAAAGAATCAGATATTGGTTTGACAGAAGAGCAGATTATGTCAATCCTCTTAACCAACCAATATCTTGATACCCTTAATAATTTTTCACATACAGGAAATAGCACCATTTTCTTGCCAGCAAGTCCTGAAGGCATGGAAGATATTCGTACTCAGATATTGTCTGCTTTGAAAGCTAAATAATGCCTATTTATTGCGCATTTTACTTGACAAGATAGAAAAGATATAATAGACTGAATTGAACGAATAATAAAGAAAGGGGTTTCTCATGACTAGTTATGAAAAAGTGGCCGCAGTTGTCGGTTGGGTACGCGATAAGAAAATTACTGGATACCGTATCAGTAAAGAGACAAACGCACGTGAGATGTCAGTTATTGCCCTTGCACAAGGCCGTGCAAAAATTGACAACATTTCATTTGCTACCGCTTTGGGACTTATTGATTTTTATGATAAAAATCATAAAAAATTTGAGAACTAATTTTAAGCGTGAAAAAAGAGGAGATTCTGTCTCCTCTTTTACTTCGTATAAAAATGAGGCTGAGACAAAAGTGTCCAGCCTCATTTTCTTTATAGCTTTAACAGTTTAGCCCGAACCTAGAAATAAAGGAGTGAGGATAATCGATTTCTGCGAAATACCGATTGAGTCTCACTTCCATTTTTGCTTTATAGAGCATGTCCAAGGAAGCGTTGTAAGAATTCTTTTGTCCGTGTTTCCTGAGGATTTTCAAAGATTTGCTGAGGACTGCCTTCTTCCGCAATCACTCCCTTATCCATAAAGATGACACGGTCTGAAACATCGCGGGCAAATTCCATTTCATGGGTTACGATAATCATGGTTAATCCTGACTTAGCTAGGTCTTGCATTGTTTTTAAAACTTCTCCAACCATTTCAGGGTCAAGGGCAGAAGTCGGCTCATCAAAGAGGATAACTTCTGGATTGACCGAAAGAGCGCGGGCGATGGCAACCCGTTGTTTTTGGCCACCAGATAACTGACTTGGTTTGGCAGTCCAGTATTGCTCTGTCATTCCAACCTTATTTAGATTTTCTTTGGCAATGGTTTCTGCCTCTGCGCGGCTACGTTTTAAGACTGTTGTTTGGGCGACAATAGCGTTTTCTAAGACATTCAAGTTGTTAAAGAGGTTAAAGGATTGAAATACCATACCCAATTTTTCGCGATAGCTTGTCAAATCATAGCCTTTTTCCAAAACATTTTGCCCATGATAGAGGATTTCTCCCTCACTAGGTGTTTCTAACAGATTGATTGACCGTAAAAAGGTTGATTTTCCAGATCCAGAAGAGCCGATGATGGAGATAACCTCTCCTTTTTTTACTGTCATGGAAATGTCTCTTAGAACCAAATTTTGGCCAAATGCCTTTTTTAGATGATTGATTTCTAAAATCGTATTAGTCATGAAGCACCTCCGTTTGCATCTGATTAGCCCCAGTTGTGTAAGTATCTGTATCAAAGCGTTTTTCAATCATGCGTAGGATTCGAGTAACCGTAAAAGTCAAGATAAAGTAGATAATAGCGATAACGGTAAAGGTCTGGAAGTATTGATAAGTCTGCGTTGCAACAGTATTTCCAGAGAAGTAGAGTTCTACTACTGAGATAACGTTCAATACCGAAGTATCCTTGATGTTGATGACGAATTCATTACCGGTAGCAGGCAAGATATTGCGAATGACTTGCGGTAAGACGATTTTACGCATGGTTTGATTATGGGTAAAGCCAAGAGCTGTTGCTGCTTCAAATTGTCCTTTATCAACGGCAAAGATTCCTCCACGAACAATTTCACTCATGTAAGCACCGGTATTGATGGATACGATGAAAATGGCAGCCAAAGTTCGGTCAAGGTTCAAGCCAAATGCTTGAGCGGTTCCGTAGTAGATTACCATAGATTGTACAATCATCGGTGTACCACGGAAGATTTCAATATAGATATTGATGAGAATAGCAAGGACTTTTTGGAGAAAAGCAAGTCCTTTATTTACTGCCTGTGGCGCAGTACGGAAAACTCCGATGAGCAAGCCAATTGCGGTACCAATAATCGTTCCTAAGATAGAAATGAGCAAGGTCATGCCTGTTCCGCGGAGTAATTGTGGCCAGTTGTTCACAAGGATATTCCATACTTGAGCAAAGAAAGAAGGTTTTTCAGTTGTCTCGTTTTTTTCAACTGGTTGATTTTCAATCATATCATCCATGAGAGCGAGTTGCTCTTTTTCAGTAAAGGCAGCTAACACTTGGTTGACCTGTGCAATGCGTGCATCGTCTTTTCGCATTCCAACAGCAATGGTCACATCTTCTGCCTGTGTCTCAAAGCCGGTTGTCAGTTCAACCATTTTAAAAGCAGGGTTTGCTTCTTGGGCTGTCCGAGCTTCTGGTCTTTCTGAAACATAGGCATCAATGATTCCAGCTTCGAGTGCTTGACGAATTTGAGAAAAATCTCCCATAGCAGTTTGTTTGTCAACGCCGGTTATCTGATCAATTAAATTATAGAGATAAACGCCTTGTTGGGCTGTGATTTTGGCACCTACAAACTCAGTGATACTAGTTGCGTCTGCCCACTTACTATCTGAGCGGACAACGAGTGTAGGAATAGAGGTATAGTAACTGGAAGAAAAGGCGATTTCTTTTTTGCGTTCTTCTGTTGGACTCATTCCTGCGATAATCATATCGATTTTTCCAGAAGTGAGTGCAGGGACAAGGCCCTCCCATTTGGTTTTGACGACAAGCACTTTTTTGTCCATTTTGTCTGCGATTTTTTTGGCAACCTGAACGTCATAACCATTTGCAAATTGAGTGGTTCCTTCGATGGGAACAGCTCCATTTTCATCCGTTTCTTGTGTCCAGTTGAATGGAGCATAGGCGGCTTCCATTCCGACACGTAGATAATCATCTGCTTTGACACCGGTACAGAGAAAGAACATTCCCATGAGTGTCGTAAGCAATAGCAACAGTCGTTTTTTCATAGTCTCTCCTTTTTTAAAAGTAGTTACATTGTATAAAAAATTCTGACAAATTGCAAACTAATTGAAATTTTATACGGTTTCAGTCGCTTTTGTGATATAATTGATGAGAGGCGAAAAGGAGTAGAATATGGTGATTGAGATTCTTAAGGCTATTTTTTTTGGAGTGATTGAAGGCATAACCGAATGGTTGCCCATATCGAGTACAGGGCATTTGATTTTGATACAGGAGTTTGTTTCCTTTAAAAATGTCAGTACAGATTTCACATCCATGTTTAATGTTGTCATTCAGCTAGGTGCAATATTAGCGGTTATGGTTATTTATTTTGACCGTCTGAATCCCTTTCAGCCAGGCAAGTCCAGTCGTGAGATTCGGTTGACATGGCAATTATGGGTGAAAGTGGTGATTGCAGCTTTACCAGCAGCAGTTTTGGGATTTTTATTTGACGATTGGTTAGACGATCACTTGTACAACTTTATCGTCGTTGCTGTGATGCTGATTGTATATGGTGTGGCCTTTATCTACGTAGAAAAAAGACAGACAGATCGTCAGCCACAGGTGACTTCTTTGGCGAAGATGTCTTATCTAACAGCCCTTTCGATTGGATTGTTCCAAGTCCTTGCTTTGATTCCGGGGACTAGTCGATCAGGGGCAACAATCATCGGTGGTATTCTTTTAGGTACGAGCCGTGCAGTAGCAACAGAATTCACCTTTTTCTTAGGGATTCCAATCATGTTTGGTGCCAGCTTTTTAAAGGTGATTAAACTGCTCGTGAAAGGCTTAAGTGTGACAGCTGGACAATGGATGTTGTTATTAGTAGCGATGGTAACAGCTTTTCTCATCTCGCTTGTCGTGATTCGTTTCTTGACAGACTATGTAAAAAAACATGACTTCACCTTTTTTGGAAAGTATCGCATCGCTCTAGGAACAATTTTAGTGATTTACTATCTAATCACGCTTATCTTTTAGGAAGTAAAGGGAGTGGGATTAGAATAATTCAGTGGATTATTCTAACCCGAACTGAGAAATTAGGAAGTGAGGAACTTAAAATCCTCGCTTTTTTATTTTTAAGCTCGGAAATCAACAGTTGAGAAAATTATCAGGTACTGTAAAGTAATTTGAGTAAATAGAAAAAACAAATTTTTTGTTCAGATTTAGTTTCTAGCGAAAGCTTCTCTTGCTGAAAAATGTTTGTCTGGCTTCTAAGTGAAGCTGTTCTTCATTGAAAAAATCGAAATGAGCTCTTAGTGGGTTTGTTTTTCAGTAAAATATCCGGGATCTGCTAGAAGGGCTGCTTTTTCTTATCGAAAATTGTCTTTCTAGCTCTCAAGTATTACTTTCTCTGATAAAAAAATCCTGTCTAACAAAGTAGTAAGGGTGTTTCGCATCGAAAACAGATTGGCTAATGTTCAAGTAAGCTCTTTTCGCAGTGAAATAGTTGAACCTAACTCCTTTCGGGGGTGTTTTTCGGTTGGACACTAAAACATTTTTGTTTTTTGTCTATCTCAATGAATTAGTGGTCACCTTCGTTTAAGTAGAGAGGGGAAGAGGAGGAATATCCTCCCTTTTCTTTTGTAAAAGAGTCTGATTTTTTGTATAATGAATGAAATACGTATTCTCAAACGTGTCGTTTGGGAGGGATTGGAATAGTATGAGGTAATGAGATGAAGATGAAACAAATCAGTGATTCAACCTTGAAAATCACGATAAAAATGGAAGATTTGGAAGAGCGTGGAATGGAATTGGCAGATTTTCTAGTACCACAGGAAAAGACAGAAGAATTTTTCTATACCGTGCTAGATGAATTAGAATTACCAGTAACCTTCCGTGAAAGTGGGATGCTGAGTTTTCGTGTGACGCCAAAACCAGATAAGGTTGATATTTTTGTGACAAAATCAGACATTGATCAGCAACTGAACTTTGATGATTTTGCGGATATGGCAGATTTAGATGAACTGTCACACATGACACCAGATGAATTTTTGAAGACACTTGAGAAAACCATTCGCGAAAAGAGTGCAGGTGATAACCAAGCTGTTCAACATTTGGAGCAGGTAGAAGAAGCTGAGCTTGATGAAGAAGAGGAAGAGGACATCCGTAATTATATTTACTATATCCTTGATTTTGCGAGTCTTCAGGAGGCTGTTCAGTTTGTGTCCCTTGTTGATTTTACAGTTGAGGAATCAGAATTGTACAAGATGAATGATCGCTACTATATGACAGTTTTGATCAATATTGAAAATCGCTCCACACGCTATCCAGACTACATTTTGTCACGAATGTTAGAGCATGCAGATGATACTTCTATTTCACGTGCAGTCCTTCAAGAGCATGGTATTCTACTACTCCCAGTTGCTGCAATTGAGGAGCTTGGGAAGGTGAGTCTAGCATGATTCCATTTGCTTTGAAGTATATCATTGTCGTTGTTTCGACCATGATTGTGTCGATTATTGCGACACCTCTAGTTCGCTTCTTAGCATTTCGAATTGGAGCAGTGGATAACCCAAATGCTCGTCGTATCAACAAGGTACCGATGCCAACTGCAGGAGGGTTAGCAATTTTCACCGCTTTTGTGCTAGGAACAACCTGTTTTTTGGCTCCTATCGTGACGCATGTGCAGCCTCGAGGGACGTATTTGGAGTATATCCTCCCAGTTATCATTGCTGGCGGTATCATCATCGCGACAGGTCTACTTGATGATATTAAAGAGCTGCGTCCTCTACCCAAGTTGCTTGGTATTCTGCTTGCAGCAATGATTATTTGGTTCTTTACGGATTTTCATTTTGATAATTTTAAAATTCCCTTTGGTGGGCCGATGTTGCATTTTCCGAATTGGTTGGCTTTTGCATTGACGATTCTCTGGATTGTAGCGATTACCAATGCAGTTAACCTGATTGACGGTTTGGATGGGCTGGTGTCTGGGGTGTCGATTATTTCCCTGACGACCATGGGGATTGTTTCCTATTTTTTCCTACATGATAGCAATATTTACTTGACCCTAACAGTCTTTGTCTTGGTTGCTGCAATAGCTGGCTTTCTTCCCTATAATTACAATCCAGCAATTATTTTCGTAGGGGATACAGGGGCGTTATTTATCGGATTTATGATTGGAGTTCTGTCTTTGCAGGGCCTGAAGAATTCGACAGCAGTTGCTGTGGTGACTCCTATGATTATTTTAGGAGTTCCCATTACGGATACGGTGGTGGCGATTATTCGAAGAACCTTGTCCGGTCAAAAAATCTATGAAGCAGACCGCATGCACTTGCACCACCGTCTCTTGTCGCTTGGATTGACGCATCGGGGGACTGTCTTAGTCATTTATGCCATATCCTTTATTTTCTCACTAACCTCCTTATTATTAAATGTATCGAGTAGAATAGGAGGAGTTCTGCTGATGATTGCTCTCTTACTGGGCGTAGAAATCTTAAGTGAAATGATTGGAATATTTGGTGAAAATCGAACGCCTATATTGAACCTTTTGCGATTTATTGGCAATAGCGATGTTCGGCAGGAATATTTAGCTAAAAAACGAGCGAAAAAGGATGAAAGACAAGAAGCAGACAAATAAGAATGTTTCTAAACAAAGAAGGAGCCAATTAGGCTCTTTTTTGGTATAATAAATCAGATAAAAACTAAATGGAGGTATCTATGTCGGTATTAGAAATCAAAGATTTGCATGTGGCAATCGAAGGAAAGGAAATTTTAAAAGGAGTTAACTTGACCTTGAAAACAGGGGAAATTGCTGCCATTATGGGACCAAATGGAACAGGGAAATCAACCCTTTCAGCAGCGATTATGGGAAATCCTAACTATGAAGTTACTCAGGGTGAAGTCTTGTTCGATGGTGTGAATGTCTTGGAATTAGAGGTCGATGAGCGTGCTCGTATGGGACTCTTCCTTGCTATGCAATACCCGAGTGAAATCCCAGGCATTACCAATGCAGAATTTCTACGTGCTGCAATGAATGCTGGAAAAGAAGAGGATGAGAAAATTTCTGTCCGTGATTTCATTACGAAACTCGATGAGAAAATGGAATTGCTCAACATGAAAGAAGAAATGGCAGAGCGCTACCTCAATGAAGGCTTCTCTGGTGGTGAGAAAAAGCGCAATGAAATTCTACAACTCTTGATGTTGGAGCCAACCTTTGCTCTTCTTGATGAAATTGACTCAGGTCTTGACATCGATGCCCTTAAAGTTGTTTCAAAAGGGGTCAATGCCATGCGTGGAGAAGGATTTGGTGCCATGATTATTACCCACTACCAACGGTTATTAAACTACATTACACCAGATGTGGTTCATATTATGATGGAAGGACGCGTGGTTCTATCAGGCGGTCCAGAACTTGCTATCCGTCTTGAAAAAGAAGGCTATGCAAAAATTGCTGAAGAACTAGGCTTGACTTACGAAGAGGAAGTTTAAGGCGAAACTTGTTCAGAAAGGAGAAAATAATGACCAAAGAAGCCATTAAACTGTTTTCACAAGCACACGCAGAACCAGCTTGGTTGAGGAATCTTCGTCAAGCAGCTTTTGAAAAAATAGACACATTAGATTTACCAAAGATTGAACGAGTGAAATTCCACCGTTGGAACCTTGGAGATGGTAGAATCACAGAATCAGAAGCAACTAGCAATGTTCCTGATTTTACAGCTTTGGGAGATAATCCTAAGCTAGTTCAAGTGGGAACTCAGACCGTTTTTGAGCAATTGTCTCCGGAATTGGCAGAGGCAGGTGTGATTTTTACAGATTTTTACACAGCTTTGGAAGAAATCCCAGAGATACTAGAGCAGTATTTCAATAAGACAGTAGCCTATGATGAGGATAAACTTGCTGCCTACCATAGCGCTTATTTCAATAGCGGAGCGGTCTTGTATGTCCCTGATAATGTTGAAATCAAGGTGCCAGTCGAAGGTATTTTTTACCAAGATAGTACAAGCGATGTTCCATTTAACAAACATATCCTTGTGATTACTGGTAAACATACCAAATTAAACTACCTAGAACGATTTGAAAGTATTGGAGATGGTGGTGAAAAAGCAACAGCTAATATCACGGTAGAAGTCATTGCAGGAGCTGGAAGTCAGATTAAATTTGCGGCGATTGATCGTTTGGGACAAGGTGTTACAACCTACCTTCGCCGTCGCGCATCGCTAGGTAATCAGGCAAGTATTGATTGGGCAATCGGTGTGATGAATGAGGGCAACGTTGTAGCTGATTTTGATAGTAATTTGTTTGGCGATGGTAGCCATGCAGATATGAAAGTCGTAGCTCTCTCAAGTGGCAAGCAAGTACAGGGGATTGATACTCGTGTGACGAACTATGGTCGCCATTCAATCGGAAATATCCTCCAGCATGGAGTTATTTTAGAA
Above is a window of Streptococcus sp. zg-86 DNA encoding:
- the ilvC gene encoding ketol-acid reductoisomerase, yielding MAVEMQYEKDVTVAALNGKKIAVIGYGSQGHAHAQNLRDTGHDVIIGVRAGKSFDKAKEDGFETFEVAEAAKQADVIMILAPDEIQADLYAEEVAPNLEAGNALGFAHGFNIHFGFIKVPADVDVFMCAPKGPGHLVRRTFEEGFGVPALYAVYQDATGNAKHIAMDWAKGVGSARVGLLETTFKEETEEDLFGEQAVLCGGLTALMEAGFEVLTEAGYAPELAYFEVLHEMKLIVDLIYEGGFKKMRQSISNTAEFGDYVSGPRVITDQVKENMKAVLADIQSGKFANDFVEDYKAGRPRMEEYRKAAAELEIEKVGAELRKAMPFVGKNDDDAFKIYN
- the ilvA gene encoding threonine ammonia-lyase IlvA; this encodes MLTAKDIVRAHKVLKDVVVYTPLDYDRYLSEKYGAKIYLKRENAQRVRSFKIRGAYYAISQLKEEERKRGVVCASAGNHAQGVAFTCNELGIPATIFMPITTPQQKIGQVRFFGGEMVDIKLVGDTFDASAKAAQDFTERENRTFIAPFDDIHVQAGQGTVGYEIMEEAERESIDFDTVLVPVGGGGLIAGVATYIKETNPAIEVIGVEAEGARSMKAAFEAGGPVKLKEIDKFADGIAVQKVGQLTYEVTRQYVENLIGVDEGLISETLIDLYSKQGIVAEPAGAASIAALDVLSEYIKGKTVCCIISGGNNDINRMPEMEERALIYDGIKHYFVVNFPQRPGALREFVTDILGPNDDITRFEYIKRASKGTGPVLIGVALGDKHDYAGLIERMETFDPSFINLRGNETLYNLLV
- a CDS encoding SPFH domain-containing protein — translated: MISIISIVFVLLVLLVGVVVLSSLYVVRQQSVVIIERFGKYQKLSSSGIHLRLPFGIDHIAARIQLRLLQSEIVVETKTQDNVFVTMNVATQYRVNENNVTDAYYKLIRPEAQIKSYIEDALRSSVPKLTLDELFEKKDEIALEVQKQVAEEMSTYGYIIVKTLITKVEPDAEVKQSMNEINAAQRKRAAAQELAEADKIKIVTAAEAEAEKDRLHGVGIAQQRKAIVDGLADSIKELKESDIGLTEEQIMSILLTNQYLDTLNNFSHTGNSTIFLPASPEGMEDIRTQILSALKAK
- a CDS encoding capsule biosynthesis transcriptional regulator: MTSYEKVAAVVGWVRDKKITGYRISKETNAREMSVIALAQGRAKIDNISFATALGLIDFYDKNHKKFEN
- a CDS encoding amino acid ABC transporter ATP-binding protein; this encodes MTNTILEINHLKKAFGQNLVLRDISMTVKKGEVISIIGSSGSGKSTFLRSINLLETPSEGEILYHGQNVLEKGYDLTSYREKLGMVFQSFNLFNNLNVLENAIVAQTTVLKRSRAEAETIAKENLNKVGMTEQYWTAKPSQLSGGQKQRVAIARALSVNPEVILFDEPTSALDPEMVGEVLKTMQDLAKSGLTMIIVTHEMEFARDVSDRVIFMDKGVIAEEGSPQQIFENPQETRTKEFLQRFLGHAL
- a CDS encoding ABC transporter substrate-binding protein/permease, giving the protein MKKRLLLLLTTLMGMFFLCTGVKADDYLRVGMEAAYAPFNWTQETDENGAVPIEGTTQFANGYDVQVAKKIADKMDKKVLVVKTKWEGLVPALTSGKIDMIIAGMSPTEERKKEIAFSSSYYTSIPTLVVRSDSKWADATSITEFVGAKITAQQGVYLYNLIDQITGVDKQTAMGDFSQIRQALEAGIIDAYVSERPEARTAQEANPAFKMVELTTGFETQAEDVTIAVGMRKDDARIAQVNQVLAAFTEKEQLALMDDMIENQPVEKNETTEKPSFFAQVWNILVNNWPQLLRGTGMTLLISILGTIIGTAIGLLIGVFRTAPQAVNKGLAFLQKVLAILINIYIEIFRGTPMIVQSMVIYYGTAQAFGLNLDRTLAAIFIVSINTGAYMSEIVRGGIFAVDKGQFEAATALGFTHNQTMRKIVLPQVIRNILPATGNEFVINIKDTSVLNVISVVELYFSGNTVATQTYQYFQTFTVIAIIYFILTFTVTRILRMIEKRFDTDTYTTGANQMQTEVLHD
- a CDS encoding undecaprenyl-diphosphate phosphatase: MVIEILKAIFFGVIEGITEWLPISSTGHLILIQEFVSFKNVSTDFTSMFNVVIQLGAILAVMVIYFDRLNPFQPGKSSREIRLTWQLWVKVVIAALPAAVLGFLFDDWLDDHLYNFIVVAVMLIVYGVAFIYVEKRQTDRQPQVTSLAKMSYLTALSIGLFQVLALIPGTSRSGATIIGGILLGTSRAVATEFTFFLGIPIMFGASFLKVIKLLVKGLSVTAGQWMLLLVAMVTAFLISLVVIRFLTDYVKKHDFTFFGKYRIALGTILVIYYLITLIF
- the mecA gene encoding adaptor protein MecA, with the translated sequence MKMKQISDSTLKITIKMEDLEERGMELADFLVPQEKTEEFFYTVLDELELPVTFRESGMLSFRVTPKPDKVDIFVTKSDIDQQLNFDDFADMADLDELSHMTPDEFLKTLEKTIREKSAGDNQAVQHLEQVEEAELDEEEEEDIRNYIYYILDFASLQEAVQFVSLVDFTVEESELYKMNDRYYMTVLINIENRSTRYPDYILSRMLEHADDTSISRAVLQEHGILLLPVAAIEELGKVSLA
- a CDS encoding glycosyltransferase family 4 protein, which translates into the protein MIPFALKYIIVVVSTMIVSIIATPLVRFLAFRIGAVDNPNARRINKVPMPTAGGLAIFTAFVLGTTCFLAPIVTHVQPRGTYLEYILPVIIAGGIIIATGLLDDIKELRPLPKLLGILLAAMIIWFFTDFHFDNFKIPFGGPMLHFPNWLAFALTILWIVAITNAVNLIDGLDGLVSGVSIISLTTMGIVSYFFLHDSNIYLTLTVFVLVAAIAGFLPYNYNPAIIFVGDTGALFIGFMIGVLSLQGLKNSTAVAVVTPMIILGVPITDTVVAIIRRTLSGQKIYEADRMHLHHRLLSLGLTHRGTVLVIYAISFIFSLTSLLLNVSSRIGGVLLMIALLLGVEILSEMIGIFGENRTPILNLLRFIGNSDVRQEYLAKKRAKKDERQEADK
- the sufC gene encoding Fe-S cluster assembly ATPase SufC, with the protein product MSVLEIKDLHVAIEGKEILKGVNLTLKTGEIAAIMGPNGTGKSTLSAAIMGNPNYEVTQGEVLFDGVNVLELEVDERARMGLFLAMQYPSEIPGITNAEFLRAAMNAGKEEDEKISVRDFITKLDEKMELLNMKEEMAERYLNEGFSGGEKKRNEILQLLMLEPTFALLDEIDSGLDIDALKVVSKGVNAMRGEGFGAMIITHYQRLLNYITPDVVHIMMEGRVVLSGGPELAIRLEKEGYAKIAEELGLTYEEEV
- the sufD gene encoding Fe-S cluster assembly protein SufD, coding for MTKEAIKLFSQAHAEPAWLRNLRQAAFEKIDTLDLPKIERVKFHRWNLGDGRITESEATSNVPDFTALGDNPKLVQVGTQTVFEQLSPELAEAGVIFTDFYTALEEIPEILEQYFNKTVAYDEDKLAAYHSAYFNSGAVLYVPDNVEIKVPVEGIFYQDSTSDVPFNKHILVITGKHTKLNYLERFESIGDGGEKATANITVEVIAGAGSQIKFAAIDRLGQGVTTYLRRRASLGNQASIDWAIGVMNEGNVVADFDSNLFGDGSHADMKVVALSSGKQVQGIDTRVTNYGRHSIGNILQHGVILEKGTLTFNGIGHIIKGAKGADAQQESRVLMLSDKARSDANPILLIDENDVTAGHAASIGQVDPEDMYYLMSRGLDKATAERLVVRGFLGAVITEIPVKEVRNEMIDGIEEKLSKR